One Cyanobacteria bacterium GSL.Bin1 genomic window carries:
- a CDS encoding 5-formyltetrahydrofolate cyclo-ligase, protein MVDKQRLRKELLKTRQALSHAEWHAKSEALCDQIRFYLESTSSIPAGGTILSYFHFRQEPNLDPLFQLNDYRWGVPRCVDKELSWHFWQWGDPLVKGTFGIREPSEEAPLCPPENVDLILVPAVACDAQGYRLGYGGGFYDRLFEQPQWRQIPKVGIVFDDLLVSEVPADPWDIALDGVCTDWGWRVKPLAP, encoded by the coding sequence ATGGTGGATAAACAAAGACTACGCAAAGAATTATTGAAGACCCGACAAGCCCTCTCCCACGCAGAATGGCACGCCAAAAGCGAGGCGTTATGCGATCAGATTCGTTTTTACTTGGAAAGTACCTCTTCGATTCCTGCAGGAGGAACAATTCTTAGTTACTTTCATTTTCGTCAAGAACCCAATTTAGATCCTCTATTTCAGCTCAATGATTACCGTTGGGGGGTTCCTCGTTGTGTAGACAAAGAACTGAGTTGGCATTTTTGGCAATGGGGAGATCCACTAGTTAAAGGGACATTCGGAATTCGTGAGCCTTCGGAAGAGGCACCACTCTGTCCCCCAGAAAATGTAGATTTAATTTTAGTCCCGGCGGTCGCTTGCGATGCTCAGGGTTATCGTTTGGGTTACGGAGGAGGATTTTATGACCGGTTATTTGAACAACCACAATGGCGACAAATCCCAAAAGTGGGGATTGTCTTCGATGATTTGCTTGTTTCAGAAGTTCCTGCCGATCCGTGGGATATTGCGTTGGATGGTGTATGTACGGACTGGGGATGGCGGGTTAAGCCTCTTGCCCCTTAA
- a CDS encoding fatty acid desaturase produces the protein MTKTISEAPKQRTQQALHPEIRVRDIINTIPKECFQKNPRQAWLSALMSVIAAGIGYGTIIYSPWFLLPFAWIFTGTALTGWFVIAHDCGHRSFAKKPLVNDIVGHIFLLPLIYPFHSWRVLHNLHHQHTNKLMVDNAWHPWLIEEYEAAPKLVRSLIKLVYGRFWWLGSILHWGRFHFNPSLVVPRERKKVRSSIVITVSFALVFFPTLFLTAGVWGIVKFWLMPWLVYHFWMSTFTLVHHTDQEIQFRPENTWNEVEAQLCGTIHCSYPRWVELLCHDINVHIPHHLAVGIPAYNLRLAHQSLTQNWGEYLKVRRFSWAMMKEIVDQCNLYDPEKAYVSYQAYQRRKQQDL, from the coding sequence ATGACCAAAACGATATCGGAAGCACCAAAGCAGAGGACACAGCAAGCACTGCATCCTGAGATCCGAGTACGAGACATTATCAATACGATTCCCAAAGAATGTTTTCAAAAAAATCCTCGCCAGGCTTGGTTATCTGCTTTAATGAGTGTCATTGCTGCAGGAATCGGGTATGGAACAATTATTTATTCACCTTGGTTTCTTCTCCCCTTTGCCTGGATTTTTACCGGAACGGCGTTAACGGGATGGTTTGTGATTGCCCATGATTGCGGACATCGTTCCTTTGCCAAAAAACCTTTGGTGAATGATATCGTCGGTCATATTTTCTTACTGCCTCTGATTTACCCTTTTCATAGCTGGCGCGTTCTGCACAATCTCCATCACCAACACACCAACAAATTGATGGTAGATAATGCTTGGCATCCTTGGTTGATTGAGGAGTATGAAGCAGCGCCTAAATTAGTGCGTTCGTTGATTAAGCTGGTCTATGGACGTTTTTGGTGGCTCGGCTCTATCTTACATTGGGGACGATTTCACTTTAATCCTTCTCTGGTTGTGCCTCGCGAACGGAAAAAAGTCAGATCATCAATTGTGATCACTGTCAGTTTTGCGCTGGTTTTCTTTCCCACTCTATTTTTAACTGCAGGCGTCTGGGGGATCGTTAAATTTTGGCTCATGCCTTGGCTGGTTTATCACTTTTGGATGAGCACCTTTACCTTAGTCCATCATACTGACCAAGAGATTCAGTTTCGTCCTGAGAACACTTGGAATGAAGTAGAAGCCCAACTCTGTGGAACGATTCACTGTAGCTATCCTCGTTGGGTGGAGTTACTCTGTCATGATATCAATGTCCATATCCCCCACCATCTTGCGGTTGGCATCCCCGCCTATAATTTGCGCCTTGCGCATCAAAGTTTGACACAAAACTGGGGGGAATATCTCAAAGTACGACGGTTTTCTTGGGCCATGATGAAAGAAATTGTGGATCAGTGTAATCTTTATGATCCAGAAAAGGCTTATGTTTCTTATCAAGCTTATCAACGACGTAAACAACAAGATTTGTAA
- a CDS encoding SpoIIE family protein phosphatase — protein MTALPAPQPSSQNNGFEPKLARQDTPVSTLKELVANLRREQNKVQNLLSSLGFALRSFNNLNQFLEIIPLMAARVADADGSAILLYKGEGKISVEQVHCQGGLACKDIRYRLSQVTRELGKKVILSQEEKQSLDQRMQKAFPEDIQLFGTPILVKGKERGKVYIFTRDRAYEWTLNRQKLVQLVADQAAVAIANNDLAVEVRQKEKLDRELEVATDIQFHLLPRKYPKIQGLDIAADCRTANRVGGDYYDFIPANYDQPQTDTGAEDNGGSTVPWSIVIGDVMGKGVPAGLIMTMTRGMLRAEVLNHHSPAKILEHLNRVMYEDLESSHRFVTLFYSQYDPKTRYLSYSNAAHNPPLRWEAKTNTVHRLDTLGMLVGLETDSQYDEAGVQLEEGDTVLYYTDGFTDAVNAKGQRFEEENLIQAFHDTATQHYSPEQIVQHLFDSVQAFIGEKRGSIDDMTLVVLQVKGQEA, from the coding sequence ATGACTGCTTTACCAGCGCCACAACCTTCTTCACAAAATAATGGCTTTGAACCCAAACTTGCCAGGCAAGATACTCCTGTGTCTACACTGAAAGAATTAGTGGCGAATTTGAGGCGTGAACAAAATAAAGTTCAAAATCTTTTGAGTTCTCTTGGGTTTGCTCTCCGCAGTTTTAATAACCTGAATCAATTTTTAGAAATTATCCCCTTAATGGCAGCCCGGGTTGCTGATGCCGATGGCAGTGCTATTTTACTGTATAAAGGAGAAGGAAAAATCAGTGTTGAGCAAGTTCATTGTCAAGGCGGATTAGCCTGTAAAGATATTCGTTATCGCCTCTCACAAGTTACTCGTGAACTGGGAAAAAAAGTCATCCTATCTCAAGAGGAAAAACAATCTTTGGATCAACGGATGCAAAAGGCATTCCCCGAAGACATTCAATTATTTGGGACGCCCATTTTAGTCAAAGGAAAAGAGCGGGGCAAAGTTTATATTTTTACGCGCGATCGCGCTTATGAGTGGACATTAAACCGTCAAAAATTAGTGCAACTGGTTGCCGATCAAGCAGCCGTTGCCATTGCTAATAATGATCTTGCCGTCGAAGTTAGACAAAAAGAAAAGCTCGATCGCGAGCTAGAAGTCGCCACCGATATTCAATTTCACCTTTTGCCTCGTAAATACCCCAAAATCCAAGGACTGGACATTGCCGCCGATTGTCGAACCGCAAATCGGGTTGGCGGCGACTATTATGACTTTATTCCCGCTAACTACGACCAACCCCAAACTGACACAGGTGCAGAAGATAATGGGGGGAGTACCGTTCCTTGGAGTATTGTGATTGGTGATGTGATGGGAAAAGGGGTCCCGGCTGGGCTGATCATGACCATGACGCGGGGAATGCTGCGCGCCGAAGTGCTTAACCATCACTCTCCCGCGAAAATCCTTGAACATCTCAATCGCGTCATGTACGAAGATTTAGAAAGTTCTCATCGCTTTGTCACCCTGTTTTACTCCCAATATGATCCCAAAACCCGATATTTATCCTACAGTAACGCTGCCCATAATCCCCCGCTCAGGTGGGAGGCTAAAACCAACACAGTTCACCGTTTAGATACGCTCGGAATGTTGGTAGGACTTGAAACTGACTCGCAATACGACGAAGCAGGGGTGCAACTTGAGGAAGGAGATACTGTCCTTTACTATACTGATGGTTTCACTGATGCCGTAAATGCCAAAGGACAACGTTTTGAAGAAGAAAACTTAATTCAAGCTTTTCATGATACGGCTACCCAGCACTACAGCCCAGAACAGATTGTCCAGCATCTTTTTGACAGCGTACAAGCCTTTATTGGCGAGAAAAGAGGTTCTATTGACGATATGACGCTTGTTGTTCTGCAAGTTAAGGGGCAAGAGGCTTAA
- a CDS encoding mechanosensitive ion channel translates to MDTIPFLLIGKILLVIAASLGVTILLKRFLRNDLLPKLGIALGTREAISIIISYSSGAFVFVSILQAIGVNLSSFTVLAGGIGIGIGFGLQEVAKNFTSGLTLLFEQKIKAGDFIEWSNMTGYIDEVSLRSTVIRTLVGRYVIIPNRFLVENQVINWTYQQSKGWTMVDVSVAHESDTVLVVEILLDSAYMEETVSYEKPASVYFTGFGDNSLNFRLWVWVEEVDKKYITESSLRFIIEYNLRQYGIKLATPRLGVWYQTYFPQEMSSVPEQLQPPSQETREEDQAQTTDFPRLGKTVTPSRPLALRDLLRKVSYFQNCSEFELKKLIDIGYRKRIKAGDILYREGDPGDTFYIVLSGSVEYYVEKLNQAPTVLTPGEFIGELSLMLGLRRTVTVRARAETTLFAINKEGFATLLKEQPQLYELIVVELGKAQEELSQQQQQLRELGLLNYQELDKNPILWVQRQLEKLFNRE, encoded by the coding sequence ATGGATACGATTCCTTTTTTACTCATTGGCAAAATTCTTTTAGTGATCGCTGCTAGTTTAGGCGTGACGATTCTCCTGAAACGGTTTTTGCGGAATGATTTACTCCCCAAACTTGGGATTGCTCTGGGAACTCGAGAAGCGATTTCTATTATTATTAGTTATAGTAGCGGCGCGTTTGTTTTTGTCAGCATTTTGCAGGCAATAGGGGTTAATCTTTCCTCATTTACGGTTTTGGCCGGTGGCATTGGCATTGGCATTGGCTTTGGCTTGCAGGAAGTGGCTAAAAATTTTACCAGTGGCTTAACCTTACTTTTTGAACAAAAAATTAAAGCCGGTGATTTTATCGAATGGAGCAATATGACCGGCTATATTGATGAAGTTTCCCTGCGTTCTACTGTCATTCGCACGCTTGTTGGTCGCTATGTTATTATTCCCAATCGCTTTTTAGTCGAAAATCAAGTAATTAACTGGACCTATCAACAATCGAAAGGTTGGACCATGGTAGACGTGAGTGTTGCTCACGAAAGTGATACGGTTTTGGTGGTAGAGATTTTATTAGATTCTGCTTATATGGAAGAAACGGTTTCTTATGAAAAACCAGCTTCCGTTTATTTTACCGGTTTTGGGGATAATTCTCTCAATTTTCGACTTTGGGTTTGGGTGGAAGAAGTTGATAAAAAATACATCACTGAAAGCTCTTTACGCTTTATTATTGAATATAATTTACGGCAGTATGGCATTAAATTAGCAACGCCTCGGCTTGGGGTTTGGTATCAAACTTATTTTCCTCAAGAGATGAGTTCGGTTCCCGAACAACTTCAACCTCCATCTCAAGAGACAAGAGAAGAAGACCAAGCCCAGACCACTGATTTTCCTCGCCTTGGTAAGACGGTAACCCCCTCTCGTCCTCTGGCGTTACGAGATTTATTAAGGAAAGTCAGTTATTTTCAAAATTGTTCCGAATTTGAGCTGAAAAAGCTGATTGACATTGGCTATCGTAAACGAATTAAAGCGGGGGATATCCTCTATCGAGAAGGGGATCCAGGTGATACGTTTTATATTGTTTTATCCGGTTCAGTTGAGTATTATGTGGAAAAATTGAATCAAGCGCCCACTGTTTTAACCCCTGGAGAGTTTATCGGCGAGCTTTCTCTCATGTTGGGCTTACGGCGAACCGTTACTGTTAGAGCAAGAGCAGAAACGACGCTCTTTGCGATTAATAAAGAAGGATTTGCAACTTTACTGAAAGAGCAACCCCAACTCTATGAGTTAATTGTTGTGGAGTTAGGAAAAGCACAAGAAGAATTATCACAGCAACAACAACAATTGCGGGAATTAGGATTATTAAATTATCAAGAATTGGATAAAAACCCGATTCTTTGGGTACAACGTCAGCTAGAAAAGTTATTTAATCGTGAATGA
- a CDS encoding diaminopimelate epimerase has protein sequence MKINFTKYHGLGNDFILIDNRHEPTPCLTSEQAMKLCDRHFGIGGDGVIFALPPQGRSDYTMRIYNSDGSEPEMCGNGIRCLARFVADLDGKTDTKEIYNIHTLAGIIRPQLQEGDKVKVNMGEPYLLAGEIPTTLVDPQEKVINQSLAVAEQTWQVTCVSMGNPHCITFVENADQIDLEKIGPQFENHSVFPKRINTEFIEVLRQDYIKMRVWERGAGITLACGTGACASVVAGVLTNNCDRASTVELPGGCLDIEWSAQDNHVYMTGPATKVFTGELEV, from the coding sequence ATGAAAATCAACTTTACCAAATATCATGGACTTGGGAATGATTTTATTTTGATTGACAATCGTCATGAGCCAACACCCTGTCTCACCTCTGAACAAGCGATGAAACTCTGCGATCGGCATTTCGGAATTGGAGGAGATGGAGTGATTTTTGCCCTTCCTCCCCAAGGGAGGAGTGATTACACCATGCGAATTTATAATTCGGACGGTTCTGAACCAGAAATGTGCGGCAATGGCATTCGTTGCTTAGCTCGTTTTGTGGCGGATTTGGATGGTAAAACAGATACCAAGGAAATTTATAATATTCATACCTTAGCGGGTATCATTCGTCCCCAATTACAAGAAGGGGATAAGGTAAAAGTCAATATGGGTGAACCCTATTTACTGGCTGGAGAAATCCCAACCACTTTAGTTGATCCTCAAGAAAAAGTGATCAATCAATCGTTGGCGGTTGCCGAACAAACTTGGCAAGTGACTTGTGTGAGTATGGGGAATCCGCATTGCATTACTTTTGTTGAGAATGCTGATCAAATTGATTTAGAAAAAATTGGTCCCCAGTTTGAAAATCATTCAGTTTTTCCAAAACGGATTAATACAGAATTTATTGAAGTCCTTCGTCAGGATTATATTAAAATGCGTGTCTGGGAACGCGGTGCTGGCATTACCTTAGCCTGTGGAACGGGTGCTTGTGCATCTGTTGTGGCTGGGGTTTTAACCAATAACTGCGATCGCGCTTCCACTGTCGAACTCCCGGGTGGTTGCTTAGATATTGAATGGTCAGCACAAGATAATCATGTTTATATGACAGGTCCAGCAACAAAAGTTTTTACGGGGGAATTAGAAGTTTGA
- a CDS encoding RNA-binding protein hfq, translating to MTEFDTGLPSTRMVQNLIKEEKDVEIKLLSEDLIVGKVLWQDQYCLCLVDHYDQSTLVWRQAVAYLKPKS from the coding sequence ATGACAGAATTTGATACCGGCTTACCCAGTACCCGGATGGTGCAAAACTTAATTAAAGAAGAGAAAGATGTGGAGATCAAACTCCTCAGTGAAGATCTAATTGTGGGTAAAGTGCTTTGGCAAGACCAATATTGTTTATGTTTAGTCGATCATTATGACCAATCTACCCTAGTTTGGCGACAAGCGGTAGCTTATCTCAAACCCAAATCATAA
- a CDS encoding peptidoglycan DD-metalloendopeptidase family protein produces the protein MSWQMKGYGVLLSLFTLSLPAEALEVKINPDNPQLGDTVSVTMETAPNEDKPKVTWGDQSYPVFAVGENQYRALIPTTPLDQSGKVPLTIRGEETVRNFLVWLRDRAFPTQRIWLSGSNNRPATELELNRVADFKKLVTPEQYWNGAFVRPNRGSVSTVFGVRRYYNGEFAEDYYHKGVDYAAGTGSPVVAPANGTVALVGKESEGFHVHGNTIGIDHGQGVLSIFLHLNNINVQEGERVTAGQKIGTVGSTGASTGPHLHWGLYVNGQAIDPSPWRFKGIE, from the coding sequence ATGAGTTGGCAAATGAAAGGGTATGGTGTCTTACTCAGTTTGTTTACACTTAGCCTTCCCGCAGAAGCCTTGGAAGTCAAAATTAATCCGGATAATCCTCAACTCGGAGATACGGTTTCTGTAACGATGGAAACGGCTCCCAATGAAGACAAGCCAAAAGTAACTTGGGGTGATCAAAGTTATCCCGTATTTGCAGTAGGAGAGAATCAATATCGAGCTTTGATTCCAACGACTCCTCTCGATCAGTCGGGAAAAGTGCCGTTAACCATTCGTGGCGAAGAGACGGTGAGAAATTTTTTAGTTTGGTTGCGCGATCGCGCTTTTCCCACGCAACGGATTTGGTTATCCGGTAGTAATAATCGCCCGGCAACGGAATTAGAATTGAATCGAGTGGCCGATTTCAAAAAACTGGTTACTCCAGAACAATACTGGAATGGAGCCTTTGTTCGTCCGAATCGGGGTTCGGTTTCAACTGTATTTGGCGTTCGTCGCTACTACAATGGAGAGTTTGCCGAGGATTATTACCATAAAGGCGTTGATTATGCTGCTGGTACTGGATCACCTGTTGTTGCACCTGCCAACGGAACTGTCGCCCTTGTTGGGAAAGAAAGTGAAGGCTTTCATGTTCACGGTAACACCATTGGTATTGACCACGGTCAAGGTGTTCTTAGCATTTTCCTTCATCTGAATAATATTAATGTGCAAGAAGGAGAGCGAGTCACTGCCGGACAAAAAATTGGTACAGTTGGTTCAACGGGAGCGTCTACAGGTCCTCACCTCCATTGGGGATTATATGTGAATGGTCAGGCAATTGATCCTTCTCCTTGGCGCTTTAAGGGAATTGAATAA